A region of the Nitrospirota bacterium genome:
GAGCTGGCTCCGTCCCGGTCGGCCTACGACGTGATGAAGGCCTGCTTCCCCGCCGGCACCGTCTCGGGCGCGCCCAAGATCCGCGCGATGGAGATCATCGAGGAGCTGGAGCCGACGAGGCGCGGGCCCTACGCGGGCGCGGTGGGATACTTCGGCTTCTCGGGCAACATGGACACCTGCATCAACATCCGCACGGTCGTGATCAAGGGGCGACAGGCCTACATCCAGGCCGGGGCTGGGATCGTGGCCGATTCGGACCCGGAGCGGGAGTACGAGGAGACCTGCAACAAGGCGCGGGCCATGATGCAGGCCATCGAGCTGGCGGAACGGGGCCTGGAATGAGACAGTGATGGGTGATGGGTCATGGGTGATAAGTAAAGGCGGAAGCCGACGCGGGGAGCCAGATATTCTGGCTCATCACGCGTCACGCATCACTGATCACGGTTTCTGACATGCTGTTGATGGTCGACAACTACGATTCCTTCACCTACAACCTCGTCCAGTATTTCGGCGAGCTGGGGGAGGACGTCCGGGTGTACCGGAACGACAAGATCACGGTCGAAGAGATCGAGGCCCTGCGGCCGCAACGGCTCGTGATCTCGCCAGGCCCCTGCACGCCCAAGGAGGCCGGCGTCTCGGTAGAGACGATCCGCCATTTCGCCGGCCATCTGCCGGTGTTGGGCGTCTGCCTGGGGCACCAGTCGCTCGCCGTGGCCTTCGGCGGGGAGGTGATCCGGGCCGACCGGCTGATGCACGGCAAGACCTCCATGATCCACCACGACGGGAAGACCATCTTCCGGGATCTGCCGAACCCTTTCGAGGCGACCCGCTATCACTCGCTGCTGGTCAACCGGGCCAACCTGCCCGATTGTCTGGAGGTGTCGGCGGAGACGGCGGAAGGGGAGATCATGGGGCTGCGCCACAGGACCCTCTGCGTCGAGGGCGTCCAATTCCACCCCGAATCCATTCTCACGGCGGCCGGCATGGATCTCTTACGCAACTTCTTGAAGCTGTGAAACTTAGGCGCGGGGTGCGAGGCGAGGGGCGCGAGCTCGTCCGCGGCATCTTGTCCACGCCTCTAGCCCAGCGCCTCGCGCCTCGTGCCTGACACCATGATCAAGGACGCCATCGCCAAGCTCGCCGACCGGAACGACCTCTCGGACAAGGAGGCCGAGGAGGTCATGCTGGAGATCATGGACGGGGCCGCCACGCCCGCGCAGATCGCCGCCTACCTGATGGGGCTCCGCATGAAGGGCGAGACGGTGGACGAGATCGTCGGCTCGGCCCGGGCCATGCGGTCCCGGGCCGTCCGCCTCCGGGCGGCCGATCCGTTGGTCGTGGACACCTGCGGGACCGGCGGCGACCGGGCCCACACCTTCAACATCTCCACCACCGCGGCCTTCGTCGTGGCCGGCGGCGGGCTGACCGTCGCGAAGCACGGGAACCGTTCCGTCTCCTCCCGCTCCGGCAGCGCCGACGTGCTGGCGGCGCTCGGCGTCAAGATCGATCTTCCGCCCGACCGGGTGACGGACTGTGTGAACGAAGTCGGGATCGGATTCCTCTTCGCCCCGCTCTTCCACGGAGCCATGAAACATTGCGCCGCGCCTCGCCAGGAGATGGGGATCCGGACCCTGCTGAACATCCTCGGCCCTTTGACCAATCCGGCCGGGGCCACCATCCAGGTGCTGGGGGTCTACGACGGGAACCTGACCGAGCTGCTGGCCAAGGTGCTGGTCCGGCTGGGCACGCAACATTGCTTCGTCGTGCACGGGATGGACGGGCTGGACGAGGTGACGCTGACCGAGCGGACCCGCGTGTCGGAGGGGAAGGCCGGGGTGGTTTCCAGCTATGTCGTGGAGCCGGAGGACTTCGGGCTTAGCCGTGTGCCGCTCCGGGACCTGACCGGGGGCACGGCGGAGGAGAACGCGGAGATCACCAGGGAGATTCTGCGGGGACGGAAGGGACCCAAGCGGGACATCGTCTGCATGAACGCGGCGCCGGCCTTCGTGGCCTGCGGCAAGGCCAAGACCCTACGGGAAGGGGTGGAGCTGGCCGGGAAGGTCATCAACGGCGGGGCGGCCTTTGAAAAGCTGGAGCGGCTCATCGCGTTCACAAATAGGCGTGACACGTGATAGGTGACGCGTGACGAGTAAAGAAGGGACATACAGCGGCGATCTACGCGCTGACTTCCTGTCACGTGTCACGCGTCACGCGTCACGGTTCCAATGATGATCCTGGATCGGATTCTGGAGCACAAGAGGGCGGAGCTGCGGCACAAGCAGAGCCGCGGCTACCTGGCCGAGCTCAAGGCCCGGATCAGGGACCGGGCAGTGCCGCGCGGCTTCGAAGCGGCGCTCCGGGCGACCCGTCCGCCGGCCAGCCCCTCCCTCATCGCCGAGGTCAAGAAGGCCTCCCCCAGTCTCGGCCTGCTCCGCCCTGAGTTCAAGGACCGTTTCGAGCCGGTGAAGATCGCCGAACAGTACAAGGAACACGGAGCCTCGGCCGTCTCCGTGCTGACCGACGAGACCTTCTTCCAGGGGAGCTTGGAATATCTCAGGACGATCAAGGATCAGGTCGGGCTGCCCGCCCTGAACAAGGAGTTCATGGTCGGGGAGGTGCAGTTCTACGAGGCGCGGGCCTACGGGGCCGATGCGGTGCTCCTGATCGTGGCCGCGCTTGAGCGGAGGCAGTTGATTGACTTCTTCGCCCTCGCCCAGGAATTGAGGCTGGACGTCCTGATCGAGACGCACCGTGAGAAGGAGCTGGACACGGTCCTGGAATGGCTGCCGGACGCGCGGCTGATCGGGATCAACAACCGGGACCTGAAGACCTTTGCGACTGACCTGGGCGTGACCGAGCGGCTGGCGAAGCGCGTCCCCTCCGGCAAGCTGATCGTGTCCGAGAGCGGCATCCACAAGCGCGACGACGTGAAGCGGCTCCTGGACGCCGGCGTCCACGCGATGCTGGTCGGGGAGTCGCTGATCAAGGCCGAGGACACGGGCGCGAAGATCAAGGAGTTGCTGGGAAAAGGTGAACCCCCCGAAAGATGATCCTCGGCGTTGACCATGTGCTGATCGCGGTGGAGGATTTGGAGAAGGCGATGGAGGTCTATCGCCGGCTGGGGTTTCAGGTCCTTCGCGGCGGGGAGCATCCTTCCGTCGGGACGCACAATGCGCTGGTTCCGCTGGCGGACGGAAGCTATTTGGAGCTGATCGGGGTCAAGAAGCCGGAGCTGGCCCGGGAGTTTCCGTTCGGCAGACAGGTGCTGGAGGCCTTGGCGCGGCCGAACCGGCTCGCCGGGTTTGTCCTGGAAGTCACGGACTATCACGGCGACGTCCAGGCGATCAGGGAGCGCGGGCTGGCGATCGCCAAAGCGCCTCCGGGCGGCCGAGTCCGGCCAGACGGGCAGCAGGTCTCCTGGCGGACGGCCCATCCGGAAAGCGCGACGCTGCCGTTTCTGATTCAAGATGCCACGCCGCGCGAGCTCCGTGTCCCGCCTCCGACTGAGGGCCTCGGCCGTTCAACGAAGATCGGCTGGGTGGCAGTCGGGGCGGCGGATCTCCAGCCGGCCATCACGGCCTATACCCAGCTCCTTGGAGAGCGGCCGGTGGAAAGCCGATTTCTGCTCCAACGGGGGGCGATCCATCTCTCCCAGAGCTTTTCCGGCGACGGGGTGCAGATGGTGACGTTGCTCGCCGAGGATCTGGCGCGTCTCGCAGGCGAATGGCAAGCTCAGGCCATTCCCTTTTATGACGAGGGCCTCCGCGGGAGCGGGCGGGTGCTGGTTCCGCGGGACACGGGCGGGGCGCGACTCAGCTTCTGCCAGGCCCGCTAGAGCGGTATCGAGGCAAGAGGGTGGACAGGAGAGAGACCTACACGCCCGGGTACAGCGACATCGCCGTCCGGTACATGCAGCGGCGGTATGCGGCCCGGGACGCCGCGTTCCTGCTCCCGTGTCTCAAGCCGGGGATGAGGCTGCTCGATTGCGGCTGCGGACCGGGCACGATCACGGTCGGGCTGGCCGAGGCGGTCGCGCCTGGCGAGGTGGTGGGAGTGGACATCGAGGAGAGTCAACTCGCCGCAGCCAGGCAAGTGGCCAAGGCCAAGGGGCTGGGCAACCTCCGGTTCGAAACAGCCAGCGTCTACAAGCTGCCCTTTCCGGACCGGTCCTTCGACGCGGTCCATTCCCACGCCCTCTTCGAGCATCTGGGCGACCCTCTGGCTGCCGCAAAGGAATTGCGCCGGGTCTTGAAGCCCGGCGGCATCGTCGGGATCGCCACCCCAGATTGGAGCGGGAACCTCATGGCGCCCAGGGATCCGGCCATGGAAAAGGCGATCGAGGCCTACCGGCAGCTCCAGCGGAAGAACGGCGGCAATCCGTTCATGGGGAGGGAGCTCGGCAAGCTGCTGAAGGAAGCTGGCTTTGCCCGGATCAGCCTGTCCGCCATGTATGATTGTTACGAGACGATGGAGGCGATCACCGAGCTGCTCGCCCAGCGGCTGGAGGCCGAGCGGAGCCGGGTGCCGGACGTGGAGCGACACTGTCGGGCCATGAGGGAATGGGCGAAGCAGCCGGACGCCCTGTTCGCCCAGAGCTTCGTGGAGGCCATCGGCTACGCGGACTCATGAGCGTCGTCAAGGTCAAGATCTGCGGGATCACGAACCGGGAGGACGCAAGGGCCGCGGTTGAGGCTGGCGCCGATGCCCTGGGGTTCATTTTCCATCGGGAGAGCCCCCGGTACGTGGAAGCCGATGTCGTCTGCCGGATCGTGGCCGGGCTGCCGCCATTCGTCCTGCCGGTCGGGGTCTTCGTGAACGAGGACCTCAAGAAGGTTCGCGACCTCATGGATGGTTGCGGGCTGGCCCTGGCCCAGTTGCACGGAGAGGAGACCTCGGCCTACTGCGAATCCCTGGGCCGGCCGGTCATGAAGGGCCTGAGACTTCGCGACCGGGGGAGCCTGCTCGCTCTCGCGGAATACAAGGGCCGCGCGCTTGTCCGGGCCTTCGTCGTGGACGCCTTCTCCCAGGCCGCCTACGGGGGGACCGGGCAGGTGGCTGACTGGAACCTGGCCGCGGAAGTTGCGCGGAGCGCGCCGG
Encoded here:
- the pabA gene encoding aminodeoxychorismate/anthranilate synthase component II, whose protein sequence is MLLMVDNYDSFTYNLVQYFGELGEDVRVYRNDKITVEEIEALRPQRLVISPGPCTPKEAGVSVETIRHFAGHLPVLGVCLGHQSLAVAFGGEVIRADRLMHGKTSMIHHDGKTIFRDLPNPFEATRYHSLLVNRANLPDCLEVSAETAEGEIMGLRHRTLCVEGVQFHPESILTAAGMDLLRNFLKL
- a CDS encoding methyltransferase domain-containing protein; its protein translation is MDRRETYTPGYSDIAVRYMQRRYAARDAAFLLPCLKPGMRLLDCGCGPGTITVGLAEAVAPGEVVGVDIEESQLAAARQVAKAKGLGNLRFETASVYKLPFPDRSFDAVHSHALFEHLGDPLAAAKELRRVLKPGGIVGIATPDWSGNLMAPRDPAMEKAIEAYRQLQRKNGGNPFMGRELGKLLKEAGFARISLSAMYDCYETMEAITELLAQRLEAERSRVPDVERHCRAMREWAKQPDALFAQSFVEAIGYADS
- the trpC gene encoding indole-3-glycerol phosphate synthase TrpC, translated to MILDRILEHKRAELRHKQSRGYLAELKARIRDRAVPRGFEAALRATRPPASPSLIAEVKKASPSLGLLRPEFKDRFEPVKIAEQYKEHGASAVSVLTDETFFQGSLEYLRTIKDQVGLPALNKEFMVGEVQFYEARAYGADAVLLIVAALERRQLIDFFALAQELRLDVLIETHREKELDTVLEWLPDARLIGINNRDLKTFATDLGVTERLAKRVPSGKLIVSESGIHKRDDVKRLLDAGVHAMLVGESLIKAEDTGAKIKELLGKGEPPER
- a CDS encoding phosphoribosylanthranilate isomerase, with translation MSVVKVKICGITNREDARAAVEAGADALGFIFHRESPRYVEADVVCRIVAGLPPFVLPVGVFVNEDLKKVRDLMDGCGLALAQLHGEETSAYCESLGRPVMKGLRLRDRGSLLALAEYKGRALVRAFVVDAFSQAAYGGTGQVADWNLAAEVARSAPVLLAGGLTAQNVGEAIRQVRPYGVDVSSGVEASPGRKDPARIAAFIQAVKLAST
- the trpD gene encoding anthranilate phosphoribosyltransferase — encoded protein: MIKDAIAKLADRNDLSDKEAEEVMLEIMDGAATPAQIAAYLMGLRMKGETVDEIVGSARAMRSRAVRLRAADPLVVDTCGTGGDRAHTFNISTTAAFVVAGGGLTVAKHGNRSVSSRSGSADVLAALGVKIDLPPDRVTDCVNEVGIGFLFAPLFHGAMKHCAAPRQEMGIRTLLNILGPLTNPAGATIQVLGVYDGNLTELLAKVLVRLGTQHCFVVHGMDGLDEVTLTERTRVSEGKAGVVSSYVVEPEDFGLSRVPLRDLTGGTAEENAEITREILRGRKGPKRDIVCMNAAPAFVACGKAKTLREGVELAGKVINGGAAFEKLERLIAFTNRRDT
- a CDS encoding VOC family protein; its protein translation is MILGVDHVLIAVEDLEKAMEVYRRLGFQVLRGGEHPSVGTHNALVPLADGSYLELIGVKKPELAREFPFGRQVLEALARPNRLAGFVLEVTDYHGDVQAIRERGLAIAKAPPGGRVRPDGQQVSWRTAHPESATLPFLIQDATPRELRVPPPTEGLGRSTKIGWVAVGAADLQPAITAYTQLLGERPVESRFLLQRGAIHLSQSFSGDGVQMVTLLAEDLARLAGEWQAQAIPFYDEGLRGSGRVLVPRDTGGARLSFCQAR